Part of the Panicum virgatum strain AP13 chromosome 4N, P.virgatum_v5, whole genome shotgun sequence genome is shown below.
TTGATAGGAGATCCATGATTTTGGCGTTTCTAAAGTTTTAGTGctaaaaaaacattttttttttcaccaaGTCCTAGTATACCAAGCATCTCCTTCCCTTAAGCGCACGCCAATCAAGTTTCCACATTCTTAGGATACCAAACATGTGCTTATATCCTTCCATATGCGTTGTGcgaattatttttctttttcatgtaCATCGTGACAACAAAGGAAACGATGGCAATCAGTCATCATTTTGGATAGTCCTATTTTTTCCCTACGTTGGCTCCAACCACGCCCATCTCCATTTCTAAAATCTACTCTCTAAATCATCATTTAGTGTCATTTGAGTATAAATCATTTTCAATATCTTTGTACTCTCCAACATCTTTTTTATATCTTATACGTAGTATAGAGAGCCATTCTCTTTCTCCATCTTTAGCTAGCGAGAAATTTGGAAAAAAAGAGGTCCATATTTAGACATTCAAATGAATAAGCTGTTGGAGGTAAATTTTAACTaaaatctctatttctaaaATCCTTCTactttctattttttatttatttttcattaCAATGGTACACTTTCCATTATTAGTTATAAATACTACCCGTCCGAATTATTTTCCTTGTTATTTAGATGCATGCATATGCACCaatgatttttcaaaatcaaTAGGCTGAAATAAGGGACTGGATTAGTAATTTATACGGTAAAGCATTAATACCTGCCTGGATTAGTTTCTTTATGGTGTAGATTTATGTGATATGTGTTGGGGATCGCCACCTCCGATTGACGAAGGTTATGCGCAAACTCGTGAAGACTCTAATACCACGATGGTAACCTCCGATCGACTGCAAGGCTATTTGAAAGCTTGTTTTCTTCGATCCTTTGTCGCACAACTATTTGCCTCGAAGGTAGGAGGTTACAAGGCGTGTTCATGAGAGCAACGGGACACCTTTGCGACCTTCGGATCCGCATGAGGATCGCAGGGTCACTCGGAGGTGAAGACACTTGGAAGGCATGGAGGATGGAAGGCGTAATGCATGCCGCTCGGAGATGAAGAAGCATGAAGAATGAAGAACGTGCAGGATGGACCGAAAGTTGCCTTCAGTGTCACATGATGGGTCATGATAAGTGTTACTCGATAGGAGTAgacaggggcggagctagaAGTGCCGCCCGGGCTAAACCAGTGGATAAGTACTAGATTAAATTAAAATTATACTAAATATTTTTACTTTAGATCTGATTGCTATATAGATATGGGATGAACTGAGCTGGGCCGTGTTGCAACACGCCTAACACGTGCCCTGCTCCGCCCTTGTGAAGTAGACAAATTGTACACTCTCTAGGTAGGGGTGGAATCCTTGATACGGAGGTGGAGAGTATAAATACTCCTCCTTTCTCACTATATGAGGATGATTGTTTTGGAGATTATAGGGGTAGGCTAGTTTACGGTCGCCTGTTAGTTGGTGTCGGTATGGTCGATTTTAGATAACattaatattttctttttagtaATTTTTATGTCATTTTGTGCTAAATATTTTTCAGAGAGAAAAAATTTGATCAGAAAAAATTTGACAAGAAAAGTTTTAAgataaaaatttgaagaaaaatttTCATCTAAAACAAAAACACTCAGGGTAAAAAAAACTTTTACAAAGAAGATTTGAGAcaaaaatttgaagaatttgtttttcatccaaaacaaaaaaaactcatggtgaaattttttttttgcatctccaaaaactaaaaaaaagctctggtaaaattttttttgttaaaaaagttgcatcaaaaaattaaaaaaaagaaaaaaacttacCTCCGGCGAGCTACGCTACCCCTCCTCGCTGCCGGCCCGCCGCGCCGTGGCGCCCTCCCCGTCGTGCCGCCCGCCTCACCTCCGCTCCCTTCCGTCGCCGctggcccgccgcgccgcccctccccgtcGCGCCGCACGCATCGCCTCCGCCGttgccgctccgccgcgccgcccctccccgtgtcatgccgcccgcctcgcctccgctcccttccaccgccgccgccggcccgccgcgttgcccctccacgccgcgccgtgcgcctcccctccgctcccctccccgccgccgttgcgccgtccctccccgccgccgttgCGCCGTCCTCTtcttccgccgccggcgcgctgcGCCTCCCCTTCGCCACGGCGCGCCACCATGAAGGAGGAGGAAGGGTGGGGGAgatgaaagagaaaaagggaAGTAGAAGGGGAAAGAGACTGCTCACatgagggaggaaggagacgcCTCCTTCACGTGGGCATGGGTCCCACCACGTGGAGTCGTCGCCCATGAGTTCGCTTCCATCCGGGCGATTGGAAAATCAGCATTGGGAGATTATAGTGCACTTGTTTTACATTCCGCTTCCTTTGTACTGTCGAACGCCTAAGGTTGCTAGCTCGAGTGGGGACAACAAGCCAGCGGCACCTTGCAGGTCGCGGGTTCAAACCCTCAAGGGGGCGAATTCCCTGTGCAGGTAAaaaaaaatccccctcgctAGCCAGGAAGCCGAagtcgcttcctcttaatgaaaaatggCGGGGGCGTCATACCCcctggtcgagttttttttttactgtCGAACCTCCTCCCATTCTGTCTAGGTTTTGCTTGTTCGAACCAAACAATATGCACCAAACATTTCCAAAAATTAGTGGGTTAAACCAAGGATTGAGTCAGTTAACAGTTAAAAGCTTAAAAGAAGTCTGATCGGTAGGATCCTTAAAATAGCATATACTTTTGAACTAGAGGGAGTAGAATGACATAAACACTATACCTCTTGGCATACAGTTTGATCACTCACCTAGATTCCCAAACTATTAATTTGTAGGATTAAGTCTCTAAACATGTCACACAAAATCTATATATGTAAGTAATTAGTATACGCTTGCTTACGAAAGAGATTAAGGAGCTGTCGAACATTTTACTTTTATTAGAAGGGGAAAGGGGAAAGAAAGATGCCGGCACATCCATttcaaagaaaaagggaaatctTGCGATACAAATCCTGCACCAAAGATGGCCGGCTAGCGTGACCATGTCGTAGGGTGCGGCTAGGTATCGCTTCAGGCGAAGCAACTGATCTCTGAGCATCTCTAGCTTGCCATCCACCGCCCACCGCCAAGCCCCTCACTCAGCCCACAGGCGCGGGCGGGCTAGGAGCGGCGCAAGACCCTACCCCCACGCCGACTGACTTCCACCACCGccatcgccgcctcctccatccattgccgtcgtcgccgtcgaccACCCCACCTCAACGCCGGTCTAACCACCGTCTACCGCCGCCCAGCCGGCTGCGGCCCCACACCCGGTCTCATGGTCGCCGCTAGCCCTTCCTCTATGACTGGCggtgagccccccccccccccccccggccccgCCGCAACCCCGAACCCCTAACTTGGAACCCTAACCTCACCAAAATCTTGTCGGAGTTGGAAAGGAGAGGTGATGGGTCGAATTGAGGCAGTGCATCTTTTTAGGTGACGATTCTCGCATAAGTGACATATAGTCACGGCGCACGTTGTGGGCCATTCTTGACCGTTAGATCGGTCACAGGGCATAGATAGTGcgaattctattttttttagaaggACCCTTTTATTTATTGGACATTAATTAATCTGCAGCCTAGGAAATTCCGCAATGTTTTTTACAAAACCTCTTGAGCTTGGCTTGAATTAACCTGCAGTCTAGGGACCTCTTAGTTCTTTTGCAAAATCCCTCTCAGATTTTGATGAAATTATTCAGTAGTCGGTCTTtggttattttaaaaaaaacctcGGGTTTTCACAAAATGAATCTGGGGACCAACCCTTCTCTTTGTCAATTTACAAAATAGACATCTTTCCTCATGAAATTAATCCACATCCCGTTTTTTCCACTATTTAACAAAAGGAGACTGGTTTTCCCATAAATCGATTCATGCTCCACCTCATGAGCCATGACACGCTATTCTTTAAAAATGAACCTTCATATCTTACACAACTAGTCTGCTACAATCTGAGACCCTATTTCTGTAACAAAAATAACAAACGAGCCCTAGCAATATGTCATTTCTAACTAGTGACACTACTTTCATAAATAAAGTACCGCAGCAATATAAGATCCTATTTTGTTAAAAAATTAATATTGTATCACTATTATTCTATGGCTTCTCATGCTGCCTCCACAATAATACAccatattttaatataaccTCTACTTTCGCAAAGAAAGTACTATCACATCTAATAATTGCCACATGATTGATAGTCAATTCTCTGCTTTCGTAATTACGTTGAGCTTCTTGCAAATTATGCTCCGCGCTTCCTAATAAATAATTTTACCCCTTCTTTCACCATAATAAATATAGCAAAACAATATCATATTTCCTTTCCGATACCTAAAATAATATATTACGTAAATAATAGCATCACGATCATAGAGTACCAAAAATATACACCAAGTGCAACAACGGACGGTAGACCATGACACCTATGCGAAAATAATGAAGCAACGGATTTATCTTACCTACGTTGCTTTAAAAATTATTATATGTATAAActaggaaaaagtctaaattactcctctGAATTATAGCCAAAGTTTGGATAACCCACTAAACTATTGTTTGGTTTCTTTTGCACCCAAAACTATGACCTTTGATTCAAATTACCCTCTAATataattttttgtttttatttctccatgcataggtggagttttaagttgaaattttacaagatgataatACACATCATAGAAAAATACAACAAAACTTTTTATCATTTTCTTGAtaggttagaatatttaataataaattaatcattggagtacaaaattatatgaaaaaattataaatattttaatatgcattgtgataTCCACTACTACCCTACAAAATTAGAGAttaaaattcaatttgtgtatggagaaacaaaaaaacaaattgTATATAGGGATAAAATAGACTAAATTGTATAGTTTAGGGATAAATTAAACCAAATTATAGTTTAGTGAGTTATtgagactttggctatagttcagagaagtaatttaattttttttctataaactaAAGTCTGTACCAGCTACAATATTACACCAGATACGGTCCCTACGCGGCAATGCCTTTCCAATGTGGGCAGattgttgcaacttgcaagaaaCTACCGCGTTGCAAATGTCATTTCGTCAGGTGTCTATTTGCAAAGAGAACTGTAACGTTGTCTCTCTTCTCCTTATCGGTGAGGATTGGCCTGCTCCCCGCTCTGGCTGGCCGTCCGTCTCTGCTCCCTCTTCCGCTCCCGCTTCCTCCTCGtacgccgccgctgctctctaTGGCTGCTACAGCGAGCCTCGCGGCCACTGCTCCGTCCCCTCCAGTCCTCAAAGCATCGCCTCCTGCGCTTATCTCGCTCCGGCCCGTCTCCCGCCGTTGCAAGTCCCTGGCCGTCAAGACCAAGGTAAGTAACCTCCTTGCCTTTCCCGCCTCCCGGCAAGATGTTCATTGTCCACTTCTTCTGCTCTTGGAGTTCTGGGTTAGGGATGCTGCTATTTCTAGaaattgtgatgcaagagagaACTGGAACGAGAAattcttcttccttttcttttggccGTATGTGCTCCTGAGTTGTTTGCTCATTCCTTCATAGTTAGCATAAGACTGCATAACAGTACGGAGAGAATTGGGGAGCAGCTTGCTGTTTTCGTTCAGTTTTGTTTCCAAATATGCTGTGTTCGAGTACGAGACGCTGACTTATGTGCTTCTTAAATAGAATTCGGTTGGATTTGGGGTCACAAATCTATAAATGGTTATCAAACTAATCTGCAGGTATAATAGCACGACTATATGTTGTGATGTATAATAGCACGACTAGTTGCTACATTTATGTATTGGAAGCTTACACAGAATAGGAATATGGTGCTAAGATGCTAAAAAACTGAAATAGTAAATCCACAACCCTCTCTAGTAAAAGAAAACGTCTCTTCGTGAGGTGTGCACAATTTGTCCATCTTATAATTAATGGGATTTATATGCTAGCAATATTATATATAATTTTAATGAGATTTATTAATAAAGTAGATTAAAAGTAATGGTTTAAATTGCGGTTTGGAGGTTACTGGTGTCCGAAACATCATTTTTTTCTGACTAGACTAGAGAGGTACTGGCATCATGTCTTGTAAAGTTGCCCTGAGCATCCTGAAAGCCCATGATGATCAAACTTTCAAGCAAGTAGTAATTTGAATTATATGATTATATCTGATTGAGATAATCCCTTCTAGATGTATAAGTTTCTTAAGTTTAATTGTACAGGCTACATAATCAATCCAGGAAACTTACGTATCCTGTATGTTGAGCCAAATGGATAGGTAATGTTTAATGAGAAACAGTGCTTAAACGAATGAGATACAAAGGCTATCTATGTTTACGATATTTCTGCTCTATTACCTGAGACAAGAAATCTGGATTAGTTATCTCTTAAAGTTCAATTTGCTACTCTCCTAGAGTATGAGAAGTAGAGAACTGTTGCTGTGGCGTGATGTAAAACTCAAGGGGCTGGGGTGCACATGCACTCCAATGCGCGGTGTATGTTGTAAACCAGCGGCGGagccagcgggggggggggggggggggggtgctggGGGACTCCAGCCCCCCTACTGGCCGGCAGCCCATGGAGTTTCTGTGCACTATCATCTTATCTTCCATGCAAATAACAGTGGTTAGCCCCCCTAAATGTCATATCAAGGTTGCTCAGCCCCCCCTAGCAGTTCagcctggctccgccactgttgTAAACAAACTagttattctttttcttaatgCAATGACAGTTCAAGAAAAAAAGTAGAGACCTGTTTGGGGTAGGAAGTTCTTTTGTAGATAGTACTTTATCCTTTCTTTACCTGTTTTTTCCTCAAGTTTCAAAGTTTTCATCTAAGCAGGCCACTGAAAATGACCGGTCCGCTAAAAAACCTCAGAAGGTAAACAGCATTCTTTGCCAGGACTGCGAAGGAAATGGTGAGAAGTTCTTATCTTACTAAGGAAAGATTTATTTCTAGTTGTGACCAAATGTTGTCATGTAGGGATACAGTATGCAAGACCTAAAGGTCATCTACTTCCTTACTTGAATAATTTCGAGCTCATTACTCTGAAAAATTCAATATAAAGTAAGTAAAACTGGATAAAACTAGCTACAAGCTCTGCTAATGCTTTCCTCATTCGGTTTGGACTCTTTGAGTATTAGATTTCTTGATACAACATTCATGTTTTACCTTCCTAGGGCAGTAAGATTCTGCTGGTGGTGTTAATCAAATGGTGATTATTTATTTGTTACTGGTGTAACACTTATACACCTGATTAGTGTAATCTTATCTTCACCATCCTGAATATGTGAATATCCTTTAGCAAATATGCTCTAAACTCAATAGCACACTAATCATAGTCGCTATATTACACCTGAGCAATCTGTAACTGTATACTGGTTTCTTCCTAATTTATATATGTTGTACTTATTAATCTGTGAAGTTAGCATATTTCATACAGCTACCGTACCGTTCCCGTACATCAGAATTCAGCTGTGAAAATAAATAGTTCCTCTAGCATAATATTACCAAAGTGAGTAAATTCATCTTGCATAATATCTTAGCTGTTTGAAAGAAACTTCATTTTGCAAGCTTGAAAATAAATAATTCAGAATCCCAAATTATTGGTACATACAAGTCTTCAGAAGTGGTTCAGACAAAAGGCCATTTTCTTGACTCATAACTTTGTAAACACAGATTTTTAGGATCACTGTTTGTTCATTTTTAAAACATCATATTTTTTAGCAGATTAAGACTTCCTTTTAATGTGGACACTATGCATCCACTTCTAATAGCTCGTTTGAGCTccatattattttttatgtgtAACTTTTTATTTGCAAATTGAAAGGAGCAATCGTGTGCACCCAATGTGAGGGAAATGGGGTGAATTCTGTTGACCATTTTAATGGGCGATTTAAAGCTGGAGCTTTGTGCTGGCTTTGCAGGTATAACAAAAATATTTGTCTCACAAGGAATAGTCCACTCCAAATGTCTTAACAAATCGGCCAATTATTTGTGATTCAACAGCTTGGTTGACCTAGCTGATTGTGCAAAAATTTTACCTTGCAGAGGAAAGCGTGAAATCCTATGTGGGAGCTGCaatggtgctggtttcttgggTGGATTTCTGAGCACCTTTGATGAAACTGCAGAATAGTGTCGTTGTTTATGTTCTTCTTTCTCTTTAAATTGTAtttgaaaaatataagtaatgttTTGTTTGCGTTATTTTGAAACCTGTGGGTGCAATTTGTTCCTCATAGGTTTCATAAATTGTATTTGCTGTGATATCCCTTTACACTTTTCATGGAAAAGAATGTGTACATTAACATGTAGGCTTGGATCCACCATGTCAACTCCATAAAGTATGTTCCAGTTGTGCTATTCATCTGGATATGTCGATATGAAGATTCCCGACATCAAAAGATATGTCTGATCAATTCTTTATACTTCGATGAGTTTTATCACATTTTATGAAGATGGCACGATATAAATTTGCTTGAAGATGTGAAGGTACGTGGGTGGTCTCTAAATTTTGCCTGAAGATGCTTCAGATCCTCTGTCCAGAATGCCCTGCACTGATTGCTCTCCGTGGAAGGCCTATAATTCTTCATTTGAACTGATGCTTGCGCACATTACTCAGGCATTCAATCACCGTCAAAACAAAGAATTTTGCACTGCTGTATTCCAAAAGAGCGTCTGAACTTCTTGTGAACACACCATGTAAATCTgcatgttagagtatattaggcaactccggatataGTTAGTTTGGagttgattgtaatcccgggataacTTTATCTCTACGAGAGGCTACTTGTCCTTCAAACCATGTACTCC
Proteins encoded:
- the LOC120669990 gene encoding protein BUNDLE SHEATH DEFECTIVE 2, chloroplastic-like, whose product is MAATASLAATAPSPPVLKASPPALISLRPVSRRCKSLAVKTKATENDRSAKKPQKVNSILCQDCEGNGAIVCTQCEGNGVNSVDHFNGRFKAGALCWLCRGKREILCGSCNGAGFLGGFLSTFDETAE